Proteins co-encoded in one Dreissena polymorpha isolate Duluth1 chromosome 12, UMN_Dpol_1.0, whole genome shotgun sequence genomic window:
- the LOC127852830 gene encoding uncharacterized protein LOC127852830 isoform X2, with product MGASQPSTPEPRKFKLGTQEVTFPSDYLQPLQDSNHLIGDRDAIWREIKEKGYLLIRGMHDRQEVLDARLYVLDRIRKSGDRKFDSSRPWQEGVLDARCGDGCVPNWQGKNDVTHSEPIIKVLEGPRPFKFFEDLFGEKPRTFDYKWLRAVHRQAFTGAHVDNVYMARGTKNLLTMWTPFGDVDPEIGCLAVCEGSNRLPGFEKFHQTYSEIDVEAINLNGSGWFTTDPFEITQFGGQWKTAEFKAGDALIFGMNTVHMSTANLTDLVRISCDTRWQPANEPADPRYVGDFQKPAQQFGLYADAEKMKPSAVTMEELKARWGFQ from the exons ATGGGTGCCTCGCAACCGTCGACGCCTGAGCCCCGAAAGTTCAAGCTGGGCACACAGGAAGTGACTTTTCCTAGCGATTACCTCCAGCCTCTACAGGACAGCAACCACTTGATTGGGGACAGAGACGCCATCTGGAGAGAAATAAAAGAGAAAGG TTATTTACTTATCCGAGGGATGCATGATCGGCAAGAAGTGTTAGACGCCCGACTGTATGTATTAGACCGGATACGAAAATCGGGCGACCGGAAGTTCGATAGCAGCCGCCCCTGGCAGGAGGGAGTGTTGGACGCCCGCTGTGGCGACGGCTGTGTCCCCAACTGGCAG GGCAAGAATGACGTCACACATTCAGAGCCAATCATCAAGGTTCTTGAAGGCCCTCGTC CTTTCAAATTCTTTGAAGACCTTTTCGGAGAGAAACCTCGGACATTTGATTATAAATGGCTAAG GGCGGTCCACAGACAAGCCTTCACGGGCGCGCACGTGGATAACGTATACATGGCGCGTGGCACCAAGAATCTGCTCACTATGTGGACACCTTTTGGTGACGTTGACCCGGAAATAGGCTGTCTGGCCGTCTGTGAAGGCTCTAACCGACTTCCGGG GTTCGAAAAGTTTCACCAAACCTATTCCGAAATCGACGTGGAAGCAATTAATCTCAATG GGTCTGGTTGGTTCACCACGGACCCTTTCGAGATTACGCAGTTCGGAGGTCAGTGGAAAACCGCGGAGTTCAAGGCGGGAGATGCACTAATCTTCGGAATGAA CACTGTCCACATGTCTACAGCAAACTTGACGGACCTGGTTAGAATAAGTTGTGATACACG ATGGCAGCCTGCCAATGAGCCGGCGGATCCAAGATACGTGGGGGACTTCCAGAAGCCCGCGCAACAGTTTGGTCTCTATGCCGACGCCGAAAAGATGAAGCCTTCGGCTGTAACCATGGAGGAGTTGAAGGCACGCTGGGGGTTTCAGTAA
- the LOC127852830 gene encoding uncharacterized protein LOC127852830 isoform X1, with product MGASQPSTPEPRKFKLGTQEVTFPSDYLQPLQDSNHLIGDRDAIWREIKEKGYVFIRGLHDREEVLAGRLHVLQYILSQGEGKLDLQKNWERGVLDLRCGGGCLPFMEGKNDVTHSEPIIKVLEGPRPFKFFEDLFGEKPRTFDYKWLRAVHRQAFTGAHVDNVYMARGTKNLLTMWTPFGDVDPEIGCLAVCEGSNRLPGFEKFHQTYSEIDVEAINLNGSGWFTTDPFEITQFGGQWKTAEFKAGDALIFGMNTVHMSTANLTDLVRISCDTRWQPANEPADPRYVGDFQKPAQQFGLYADAEKMKPSAVTMEELKARWGFQ from the exons ATGGGTGCCTCGCAACCGTCGACGCCTGAGCCCCGAAAGTTCAAGCTGGGCACACAGGAAGTGACTTTTCCTAGCGATTACCTCCAGCCTCTACAGGACAGCAACCACTTGATTGGGGACAGAGACGCCATCTGGAGAGAAATAAAAGAGAAAGG CTATGTGTTCATCCGGGGCCTTCACGACCGCGAAGAGGTGCTCGCCGGCAGATTGCACGTGCTCCAGTACATCCTATCGCAGGGAGAGGGCAAGCTTGATTTGCAGAAAAACTGGGAGCGGGGTGTGCTCGATTTACGATGCGGGGGAGGCTGCCTTCCGTTTATGGAG GGCAAGAATGACGTCACACATTCAGAGCCAATCATCAAGGTTCTTGAAGGCCCTCGTC CTTTCAAATTCTTTGAAGACCTTTTCGGAGAGAAACCTCGGACATTTGATTATAAATGGCTAAG GGCGGTCCACAGACAAGCCTTCACGGGCGCGCACGTGGATAACGTATACATGGCGCGTGGCACCAAGAATCTGCTCACTATGTGGACACCTTTTGGTGACGTTGACCCGGAAATAGGCTGTCTGGCCGTCTGTGAAGGCTCTAACCGACTTCCGGG GTTCGAAAAGTTTCACCAAACCTATTCCGAAATCGACGTGGAAGCAATTAATCTCAATG GGTCTGGTTGGTTCACCACGGACCCTTTCGAGATTACGCAGTTCGGAGGTCAGTGGAAAACCGCGGAGTTCAAGGCGGGAGATGCACTAATCTTCGGAATGAA CACTGTCCACATGTCTACAGCAAACTTGACGGACCTGGTTAGAATAAGTTGTGATACACG ATGGCAGCCTGCCAATGAGCCGGCGGATCCAAGATACGTGGGGGACTTCCAGAAGCCCGCGCAACAGTTTGGTCTCTATGCCGACGCCGAAAAGATGAAGCCTTCGGCTGTAACCATGGAGGAGTTGAAGGCACGCTGGGGGTTTCAGTAA